The window GGTTGAGCAGGATTTCATATATGAAGAACTCGACGCACAAGGCAAGGCAGTGGATAGGATCTACAACAAATTGTCTCTCCGCTGGGCTTATAGGTATGAAATGCAATACCTGCTTGAACTCTGTGGGTTCAAAGTTGAAGCTTTATATGGCGACTGTATGCGCGGGACGTTTAAATATGGAGGTGAGCAGGTATGGATTGTGAGAAAGAGCTGAGGGATGTTGTATCTATCAGGCGGATCGCACAATCGGAGATAGATGAAAGCGCACGGGTAATCCGCGAGAGCTTCGCAACCGTGGCACTGGAATTCGGCATCACTGAGGAGAACTGCCCCACACATCCGGCTTTCATTACACGGATTTCGCTTGATGAAATGCTAAGATCGGGGATAGAGCTGCATGGATTATTTATCTATGGGTGCCAGGTAGGAGCAGTCACGATAGAAAATGTCGGCGAAAATGCCTATTACCTCGGCAAATTAGCGATTTTGCCCGATTTCAGACGTCGTGGTTTGGGTGATATTCTTGTCGGGTTTGCAATTGACAACGTGAAAGCGCGAGGCGCAACTCTGCTCAAACTCGCAACAGTTGATAAGGCTACCAGGCTTAAGAATTGGTATAAGGGCTTTGGTTTTGTTGAGACGGGCACTAAGAAATTCGATCATATGCCGTTTACTGTATGTTTTATGCAGAAAAGACTGACTGAGGAATAGTTTATCAAATTGCCGGGTGTCTTCTATATTGCATCAGAGGCGTGATTCAGACTAGGCCTCTAGAAGGAGGTGGGTGAATTGATTAAAAGCCTATCACCCGCCCCGGGAGCAGGGCGCCGGTAGTGGCTACCCGGAAAATTGCTCTTTAGGCCGCCGGAGCCGCACAGCCCCGGCGGCTAGAAAAAATTATAAAAATTTTTTGCTGCATCTTTAGCAAACCTGCTATAATGTGCGATAATGCTAATGATGGTGGGCAATTAACCGCCATCTGAGGATAATAACTATGAGCTATTTAATCTACCGAAAGGAGGCACAATTGATGATGCGCATGTTTACTAATTACATGTCGCACTGCCCGATTGTCGTCGGCAGTACGCACCAGAAGCCTCGTTTCGGCAGCAAGTGGAAGTTCTGAGAAGGTTCGTTTAGTTTCCTTCCAGGCTCTTACCTGGAGGAAAAATACCCCTCCTTAGTCTCTTCCAGACGCTGCCGAGCGATGGCACTATCGCTGTACCTGTAAGTTCCTGTTCTTGATTTACGTTTGGAGGAGACACCCCAAGATGAACGCCTGTATATCACGGGCGCGCGAGGGTGACCAGTTAGCAAAGAGAAAGCTGGTCGAGGCCCTGCGCCCTAGAATAGCAAAAATGGCCGCATATTATGGTCGCATATGTTCGGAAGACCCTGATGATCTGCTGCAGGAGGCATGGCTGGGCCTGCTGGAGGCTCTTCCTGAGATCGACCTGAGGATCGGGACTCCTGAGCAGTATCTGATCGCCCGCGCAAGGTGGAAGCTGTTGGATGCGGTAAAGCGCGCCAAAGTGCGCCGGTGCAGTTCGCTTGAGGATGCCCCGGTCGAAACCATAGCCTCAGAGAGCGACACGGCGATGTCATTCGCTTGTGTTTCTGAGTTTGTGGGGGAGTTGAAGGCAACCCAGCGCGAGGTGCTCGACTGCCTGCTTGCGGGGCTCACGTGGCGTGAGGCTGGTGAAAAGCTGGGATGCGCATCCGCTAACATTGCTTATCACGTGCGTCAGATCAGGCGGCGATATGAGGAATGGTCAGAGGAACCGGCATGCATGATATAATCAACTCGATGGATTATATAATACGCCAGGCGAAAATTGACGATTTCGATCAGCTCTCGGAAGTCTTTCGAGAACTCGACCACCTTCATGCGGATGCGCTTCCGCAGGTGTTTTACAGGCTGGATGAACAGGTCAGGTCTCGTGAAAGCATCGAGAATGCAATCGAGTCCGACAACTTGATCATCCTGGTGGCTGAGTGCAACGGGCAAATTGTCGGGTTAATTAATGCAGCAAATAGAGAAAGCCCTGCTTTTCCGGGGATGGTTCGCCGTAAATACACCTGGATCGAAAATATAGGCATAAAGAGTGAGTTTCGAGGGATGGGGATCGGTCGAGCATTAATGAAATGCGTAGAAGATTGGTCCCTTGAACTCGGGTGCGACCGGTGTGAACTCAATGTATGGGAGTTCAACACCGGTGCAATTGACTTTTATGAAGAGCTTGGCTATGAACCCGCCAGCAGGCGGATGTGGAAAAAGCTCAAGTAATCAGCCGGGCTATTAGTGATTATGACTATGGCTCTCTGTACGGCGCGGTCTCCTGCCATCTGCCTAAAGCTCTTGCGGTGATGTCTACATATAGGTAACCGTATTCTTCGGCAGGCTCTATCTGATTGGCGAACTGCCAGTCGTTCCACGTGGAGACCATTATAATCTCAGGATTAGTCTGCTTTGCATGATCTAATTCCTTCAGATAGTATCTGCCATCTTCCCGTTCCTCTCGGGCGGAGTGCTCACGGACATCTTCCAGGGTCCTGCCTGCTTCTTTGCGAACATACTTCGACAGATAGGCGTCTTCAAGATAGGAGTCATAGCCCGGAGATGCGCACATAAAGTCTTTGCGAGCCGTCTGCGGGAAAGGCTGTATATAGCTCCAGTCATCGGTATAGAACGGGCGGATACGCCTTAGCTCAAAATAGTCCGTATACTCTTTGCGCTTCTCGATCTCGACCAGTCCCGGCGCTTCACCGTTCAGGTAGCAGACCACAAGCGGTTTACCGTGATATCGATAGTAATATGAGTCTTCACACATATGCTCGCGCATATAGTCCAGAGCAAACTCCAGTTCTTCCAGAGTCGGGTCGGAGACATAGTGTTCCAGGTATATAAAAAGCTGCAGCCGACGTGATTCATTTTCCTGATGAGCAAGCATGTCCATTAACATAGCAAGCGCGCGGTCTTTTGCAAAATCGGTAGGGTTCCATTGAGTCACAGGAAACACATCATAGACTATTGCATCGATCCCTGCTCTGCGAATATAATGCAACTGCTGCGCAAGAACCTCCGGGTCATCACTCTTGTAGTAACCGTGCAATGGGTGATGCTCGCCGTTAAACTCGCGTATGTTGTTCCAGTCGCGCGGGTCCAACTGATAATGCCCGGAAAACCATAGGGCTAGTGTGCCGCCATAGCGCGGCGCGTTCTCAGGTATTGACTCTATTAAGTTCATTTCAGCCATCCAAGTCGTCCGGTGCCTTTCCGTTCGGCTCCGATTGTTTTGCTTGTCGGCTCTTGGTAATGTCACGAATTATCTCATAGCATCTTGTGGCTGCTCCGACTAAGTTAGCTGCGGTAGATACTTGAGGGGTGACCGCATTTTCGACCGCTTTAGTAACGCCGGTAACGCTGCCGCTTACCTGGTCGACTGTGGACTCTGTTTTGTTCATAATCGAGCCGATTGTGGAGTTGACCTGTCCGGCAACACTGCCCACTGTATCGTCCACCCTTGCCGCTATCGAGTCTATTTTTGAGCTGACCTCATCCGTCGTGCTCTCGAGCCTGGTCATTATGGAATCCACTTTGGCGCTGACTTCATCTACTGTGTCTCGGGCTTGCTCAGATATTGCCTTCGCCTGGTTGATAATCGGCTGTACCTTGGCCATGGCTTCGTCCGCCTTGCGATTGATCGTATTCTTGATCATAATAATTCCTACAGCCAGTGCGGCAGCAGTCAGCAATACTATTGCAGTAGTGATAATCTGGCAAATTGCTATCGCAACGAGAGTCCATTCGGGCATTGTCGTTCCCTCCTTCGTATTAGCTGAGAGCTTCGAGTTACTCAGCGCTCAGTTATGCGGAACGTATTAGGATTATATGGTCGCAAGCTTTCTTCCTGCATCAGAGTTTTGGCCTATCGGGTCTGAGCCTGAATCCATTCATCCCACAAAGTCGACTGCGCAAGGTTTAGCATACCGTATCTGACATCATATCTTACTGCGGCAGGCATGTAAACTGCCAGCCCGTGCGCATTAGGAGTATCCGAATTGTGAGCTTCGGCAATCACCGCATTGCCTATCGCCTGTTCCAGTTCATTATACGCGTCATCAGCAGATGCACCAATGGCCTGGGTGCATCTATAAGCGTAATCGAGTAAATCCAGGCTGTCCCTGTCGCTGCTTCCATTGCACAGAGAATAGTTAAGCGCGTTATCGCGAGCAGCGGCAAGCTGATATGCATACGCAGATGAATGCGATCTCAAAATATCCGCGAAGCCGCTTGCAGCGTCGGCCACCGATGCTATTTGTCTCAAGTCCACCGCCGACTGAATTATACCTTGATAAGACGGATATTCCTTAGCATACTCGTTCACAATAACTCTGCACAAGTTTTGTGGTGTTGTGGAAGCTCCCATTCTGTTTAGTATCGCAGAGTAATCATATCCGGGAGAAGGCTCCGGCGCGGGTGAACCGACCATATATGCTGCTGAGTCTTTAAGCTCATACGCAACTTCGAGCTGCTGCATAAGGCAGGCGTCAAATGCCACCACGTCCATATTCACATCAGCCAGAGCAAGCGGAATATCGGTTACGTTCATCCCGCTGGAGTTTGTCTCGTCCGAAACTACATACTTATATTGAGATATTGCGCTGTTAAGCCGAATAGTCCAGCCGGAGCCATGATCCCATATTACCAGGCAATAGTGGTCGGCAGGAAACTTGCTTACACCCCAGTCCACAAAATCTTTTAGTGTGTGCCAGTCACCCATGTCCTGTTCACCAAGCGCGGGGTTATCAAGCCTGACGGAGTGCATGGTAGATGTGTTGCCGTCCCTTGTAATCAGATAACGGCGGGTATCGGTCCAGTCACCGTTTGTGGAATCATAGCCCGGCGTTCGGTCCATCTGGACAATCACCCGCACGTTCTTTGTCGAGCCGACCATCTCCATCTGGTTAAAATTGTTAATCCCGGCGCTTTCCAGGTCATTGTCCGCATCAAGATATATCAGAACGGTCCATGCGCCGTGCTGCTCGGCTTCCTGCTCAGTATAGATAAGGTCCGCCGGTGTGGCTGCCGAGGCGCCCGCCGAGCCGCCGCCCCCGCCGCAGCCGCTCAAGACGGCAGCAAGTAGAGGAAGCGCCAGTAATAATAGAAAATAACGACTCGTTGAATGCATCCTACCAATGATTATGGCAGATTCTCAGGCGGTTGCAAACCATTTTTTATTCCCAGTTCTGCGAAAATCGCATTGAGCCTTTCAAGATGTGAATTATTCACTTCAAGAGATGTATTATAAAGATGATGTTGTAACACATCAGCATCTT of the Armatimonadota bacterium genome contains:
- a CDS encoding GNAT family N-acetyltransferase, giving the protein MDCEKELRDVVSIRRIAQSEIDESARVIRESFATVALEFGITEENCPTHPAFITRISLDEMLRSGIELHGLFIYGCQVGAVTIENVGENAYYLGKLAILPDFRRRGLGDILVGFAIDNVKARGATLLKLATVDKATRLKNWYKGFGFVETGTKKFDHMPFTVCFMQKRLTEE
- a CDS encoding GNAT family N-acetyltransferase codes for the protein MHDIINSMDYIIRQAKIDDFDQLSEVFRELDHLHADALPQVFYRLDEQVRSRESIENAIESDNLIILVAECNGQIVGLINAANRESPAFPGMVRRKYTWIENIGIKSEFRGMGIGRALMKCVEDWSLELGCDRCELNVWEFNTGAIDFYEELGYEPASRRMWKKLK
- a CDS encoding clostripain-related cysteine peptidase — protein: MHSTSRYFLLLLALPLLAAVLSGCGGGGGSAGASAATPADLIYTEQEAEQHGAWTVLIYLDADNDLESAGINNFNQMEMVGSTKNVRVIVQMDRTPGYDSTNGDWTDTRRYLITRDGNTSTMHSVRLDNPALGEQDMGDWHTLKDFVDWGVSKFPADHYCLVIWDHGSGWTIRLNSAISQYKYVVSDETNSSGMNVTDIPLALADVNMDVVAFDACLMQQLEVAYELKDSAAYMVGSPAPEPSPGYDYSAILNRMGASTTPQNLCRVIVNEYAKEYPSYQGIIQSAVDLRQIASVADAASGFADILRSHSSAYAYQLAAARDNALNYSLCNGSSDRDSLDLLDYAYRCTQAIGASADDAYNELEQAIGNAVIAEAHNSDTPNAHGLAVYMPAAVRYDVRYGMLNLAQSTLWDEWIQAQTR
- a CDS encoding sigma-70 family RNA polymerase sigma factor; amino-acid sequence: MNACISRAREGDQLAKRKLVEALRPRIAKMAAYYGRICSEDPDDLLQEAWLGLLEALPEIDLRIGTPEQYLIARARWKLLDAVKRAKVRRCSSLEDAPVETIASESDTAMSFACVSEFVGELKATQREVLDCLLAGLTWREAGEKLGCASANIAYHVRQIRRRYEEWSEEPACMI